The nucleotide sequence attttgttaaatgttcaGCTGCTTCAATATTCATCATATATTACTGAGTACCTCCTACTTACCAGAAATTGTTGTAGGGTGCTGGAATATAGCaggaacaaaatagacaaagtcCTACTGtcaaggagcttatattctaaAACAGTACTGTCAAAAAGAACTTTCTGCATTGAGGGAAATGTTCCCTATCTGCCCAATATAGTAGTCACTAGCCACATACaactgttgagcacttgaaatgtggccagtgtgaCTGGGGAGCTgagttttaaattacatttaaatttaaatggtcaCATGTAGTctgtggctaccatattggacagcacagaccTAAATATTTCTTGGAAATTTCAAATATCAATTATATGTTTGGATATCATTCACATGTTATTTTATTGTAAGTGTTcagctttatttttgttgtacAAGCAGTTTATGTATTTGTCATACTTTCCGTAGGGGTTACTACCCAAAAGGGGGTGGTGAAGTGATTGTCCGAATGTCACCAGTTAAACAGTTGAATCCAATAAATTTAACTGACCGTGGCTCTGTGACCAAGATATACGGAAGAGCTTTTGTTGCTGGTGTTTTGCCGTTTAAAGTAAGTTGTCTAGAAGTGTATGTGGGTCTTGGCATTATGTCagctaaattttgaaataattgaaagccctcaatttttttaaagattttatttttaagtactctctatgcccaacatggagaTAGAACTTAaacccctgagatcaggagttgcatccTCCACTCCATGGGGTgtctcagtggctcagttggttaagtgtctgcctttggctcaggtcatgatcccagggtcctgggattgagccccacgtcgggctccctgctcagtggggaatctgcttctccctctccctccccgctctCTCGCTCtccagtaagtaaataaaattttttaaaaaaggaaaaaaggtgcATGTTCCactggactgagccagccaggtgcccctaaagcacttaattttttaatatatcttttcattaaaattttttcctaaaCATCTGTGCTCTTTACTCTTGAAAATCTAGTTTTTATATAATGCATGTGAAACTTATTAAGTATTGTATGTTTCTTTGAAGGCTTGAAAACAATTGTCAAAataatcattaattcattctatttttctgtcttgCCAAAATAGGTAGCAAAAGATATGGCGGCGGCAGCTGTGAGATGCATCAGAAAGGAGATTAGGGATCTTTATGTTAACATCCAGCCTGTTCAGGAACCTAAAGACCAAGCCTTTGGCAATGGAAATGGAATAATGTGAGACAATATACTTTTTCCTGGATACTGATTGAGAGCTCTGAAATAATTATCCTGTTTAAGTGAAAgatttgtagtttttttgttgaaatattacagttttaaaaaggcatattttTAAGGACATTGCTACCGAAAACAACAGTATGATGAATTAAGATGATTATTTtatgctgaattttttttctgagggtGGTTTGCTTTTTATTACATTGTAAGAGTCCTCTGACTCTTAATCTAATCAGAAGTTAGCCTTTGAAGCTGATCCTGAGAGAAATATTTCCGGTTGTTTTTCTGTGCCTCAAATGTGAAGtccatttatatgtaaatattagaTCTGGCAAAGATctatttagagaagaattatattgatttaattatattgatttaaatataaaaatgctttaattgATCTTTTGAAGTATGAGAGTATCTCCTGTGGATAAAAAGTCTCTTTCTCAGAGTTTCTATTAAAGGGTTTAAATACATGTTCTACATTTGATAATACTATCTAAAAACtgtgaaacaaaaccaaacatctCTGTAGAAAGatcttttctttattgaagtatagttggcacacaatgttatattactttcaggtatatACTATAGTGATTTGACAGTATGTTATGTTTTGCTCACCCCAAGTGTGGCTCCCATCCCAGTTCCTATTACTTAATGTGGGACACACATACTAGGTACTTAGTATTAACTGTTACTATCAATAGCTTATTATGAACCAGTCATGGTAAcatatgctttataaatattatctctAATTTCTTAGAGATTAcctttttaataactttaaatattGTTTAGGAAGAATTTTATGATATCAGGAAAATGCTTTTGTTTATAATGTTAAATGGAAAATGAGGATAAACTTATACGCAGTGAGATTTCAATATATAGAAGAATTAAGAAGGCAgggcctgggtgggtcagttagttgagtgtccgactcatgatctcagctcccatctgtcaccttACGTATGATGCCATTACAATACCTTGGACTAGATTCCTCTGCTGggcctttcatccctgtgacttgctcattccgtaactggaagcctggatctcccactccccttcgcccattgtgcccatcccccatcccttcccctctggcagccatcattttgttctgtatttatgggtctgtttgtgctttttgtttgttttgtatcttagattccacatataagtgaaattctgtggtatttgtcttctctgtctgacttatttcacttagcataatatgctctaggtccatccgtgttgtcataaagggcaagatctcattcttggTTATGGCTGAGTCATACTCTGTTGTGCGTATATGTACCACGTCTTCTTTAGctattcatctatcgatggacacttgagttgctccTGGCTtttgtaattattgataggtatgtacttattgctgttttgttaattgttttccgATTGTTCTTGtagtccttctttgtttcttcttctcttgctccccTTGTGATTGATGACTTTTGGtaatgttctttcatttggtgttttctttattttctgtgtatcaAAGTTTTAGTTTTGTGGTTTCCATAGGTTCAcatataacatcctaagtatataGCATATATTAAGTTGGTCACTTAAGTTCGAACACATGGAAAAACCTTTTCATTTTAGATAATCATAAGacgctttatttttttatttttattacaaatttatttatttatttattttgggggggagagagagtataagaggggggaggggcagaggaagaaggagcgagagatcccaagcagactctgtgttgagcacagagccccacgcagggctcaatctcatgaccccgagttcatgacctgagtcaaaatcaagagtcgggtgctgaacggactgagccacccaggcacgcatCATAAAATACTTTATAGTATAGTAGAAATGGTATCAAAACTTCAAGGAGAGCCATTCCTTACGTATGAATGGATTAGAATCTAGTGTGACTTCTTGTTGGAAGTGCTGAAGGATACTGATACCCTGATGAAGTTGGAGAATGCTAATTATGCCGCTCTCTGTATAAAGAATTTCACTTTTGCAATTTACTAGATAGATCTGATTCTGTGTACTTAATAATCATTCCACTGTATTGTTTTTGCATGTAATTTTAGAATATAGCATAGATAATAAtgcttattttttcctatatagCATTATTGCTGAGACATCCACCGGCTGTTTGTTTGCTGGATCATCACTTGGTAAACGAGGTACAGATAAATGAAGGGGGTCCACAATTTCCAGTGCTGgtgtaaaattttttaattatctgttaGGTTTAGAATGTTAGAGCATGATAGGTGATAAGTGTAAAAGGATACGATTAACTGATTCTGTTTTAGATCAGTtaaattttcagtctttctcctaactttatactttgaaaaatttcagaGTTATAGAAAAGTTGAATGACTAATGAATATCCATCCACTGTTCTCCAAGATTTACCAGTAGTGAACTGTTAGCTACAAGTTTGTGTGTTTCTTAACTATTTCAATGTAAGTTGCAGAGACCGTTTCTCACCCTTGACTactgcagcagggatgtccaaaGAACAATATCTGTGTAATCATGATACCATTTTTATACCCAGAGTATTTGTCTGTTTGTATTCATACATAACCAGTTgcctccaaaatattttttagagcagtggtttttgttttgtttttagcactcACAGCAATTGGTCATGTCTGTCTAGCTTCTTTTCTACTACAGAATagtttcacctttttttttttctttcatgatacTGACATTTTGAAAAGTCCAGGCCATTTTCTCATAGGATTTCCcacaatttggatttgtctgattgtcTCATGATTAGATATATTCAGGTGAAACATTTTTAGTAGGAATAGCTGACTGTGGACATTCCATTGTATCACAACAGGGTTGGTGATAATGTCAATTTGTCCTTTATTGGTAAAGCTGACTGTGATCACTTGGTTAAAGTAATGTCCTCCAGGTCTGTCTGCTATAAatcctttccctttttataagtAATAAGTCATCTGGTATAATACTTTGAGACCATCTGATTATCTTATTCCTATACAGCTTTCATCCAGTGATTTTAGTGTCTATTGGTATCAGTTATTacattgataatttaaaaaaactgaatatttttgtgAAAGGGAAGTGTAGTTAAGATTTAGTATATTTGGGAGAGGAGATACATGTATACATCTAATTGTAATATTTGGAGATACTTTTGCCATTGAGGTGACTTCTAGTTGGACTTCTTGTTGTTTGTGCGGTAGTTGATTGCTTTATTCCTACTTTGTAGATCTTTAAAAGATGCTTACCCTTGCTGTTCTGTTTAATCACATTTATTACTGccgaaaataaaaaatttcaggtAATCTTAGTCTGCTCACTTGGTAGATGTAGATACTAGTTGGGTATCAGATCTTATCAACAGAATGGAATAAGTAAAATCAACATCTCCAGTTGACCTGACATAAATGAATTCTATTTAAAACTGTGCTATTATAAAATGTGATTGGTGGACCGGCAGCATATCAGCATTATCTGAGAGTTTGTTTGAAATACAAGTTTGAGCGTTTATTTCATACCTATCAAATTAGAATCTCTGGAAGTTGGGCCCAAGgatctgttttaacaagctcaTCAGATACTTCTGAGGTATAATGAAGTTTGAGAAGTAGtgatcaaaaatatatttagagtACACTAATTACTTGTTAGGTACCGGGAAGAATCACTGTGGATAGTGAGCCACATTGATTCTTCCCTGTACCTAGAGGTCTTGAGAAAGCAAAGATAATGCACAATATAAAGCAGAGACTAGGAGCCCATGTAACTAATAAGTGCTGGGGAGATATTGGGTAGAATATGAGTTCATTGGGTACCAAGATGTGCCAGGTAGTATATACTAGGGTCACTGACATGAGAGCCACTGTCCTGTTTCCTGGCTTAGTCTGGCAGAAGAGACAGAACAGTGCAATGATTTTGATATTCCCAGGGTACCGTAGATTGTCCATTAGAAAAGCACTAAAATTTCAGAGGAAATTaggattttgctctttttttaagaaCATAGTACTAATAAGCAGATTTCTcatatatacttcattttgttGAGTTGCCACAGACCTCTAGTAATAGCTGGTAGTGAGGTAGATCCATTCATACCATTATTCACTATCAAGGCTGGGTAAGAGGGTGTGTGAATGGCTGCGGGAAACACTTTGCCACTTGGCAGAGAAACCTTAGCACATCTACTGCTCTCTAATACTGCCAAGTCAGgaactctttccttctccctcttcctccgtgcaaattttagccattcttaaaGCACTCACTTGAGTCCTTTATGCTCCATGAAACCTTCTCTAATTGTTCTAGAACCTataatcttttccttctctgaacttTCAGTGGGGATATAGTTTATACCTTAGAGCTTAGTCCCTGCTTATCCTCTGGTTCTCTAATATATGAGTATTTTTTTATGTCGTCTTACCAAAGGAACCAGTTCCTATTACTTTGTGTGGGACACACATACTAGGTACTCAGTATTAACCGTTATTATTAGTAGCTTATTATGAACGAGTCATGGTAAcatatgctttataaatattatctctAATTTCTGTAATAACTTTGCAGCGTAGGTTTTATCAAATCCATTTCCATCTCCacttggaagaagaaacagaagaggcTGAGTGGTTGAGATTGATACCACATATTCCAGACCACTTCATTCAGTCATGTACTTGGCTGATGGATGTTGTAAAGATagttaatttattatattataataactGCTGTaaggaaaaacagttaaaattttgaaaattccaCTTTTCTGGGAAATCTTACCAAGGCATATTCATAATCAAAtgaatttccaaatataaaatagaaataaaaactaaccACATTGTCATgtcttaaaagacatttttatttgtagCCAGGGGCttcttttagtttaaaataaacactttaaaagaatcatttgagggatgcctgggtggctcagttggttaagcagccgactcttgatttcagcgtgggtcatgatctcagggtcctgggatccagccctgagtcagactctgtgctcagcagggagtctgaggattctctctccctcttcctctatccctctgcccctccccctgcactctctctctctcaaaataaataaataaatcttaaaaaaaatcatttgatattCCACTACTTTTGacagacttattttattttcagcgTTGTATAAGGATTTGGGGTAAGTGTGGAGAAGCAGAGAGTAGGGCATGGGGATAAATATtgtcttattttcaaaataagataaTGCCTGTTTAAAtcttaaaggaataaaattttacaatattTGACATGAGAATTTTTATCTGCTCTTCCTtagatgaaggaatgaatgaaaattaatttacttaGATGAAAATTAATTctctgacctttaaaaaaatcctttaattcTAAAAGAATTGCCTGCAGACTAATTATAACATGtataaattacaaatttaaaattttgaagttgAGATATAGCGATATAGGATCATAACTTAGTTATAAATtggtttcataattttaaaattgtttttaagatttatttatttattttgagagcatacaagggggaggagcagagggagaaagaaagagaatcgccagcagactccatgttgagtgcagagccccatgtggggctccatcccaggaccctgagatcatgacctgagctgaaaccaagagtcatacaccttagcaactgagccacccaggcgaccctcatAATTAGTACTTTTAAAGCACGGCCAAAGCAGCCTGGTTTTTCTGCCACTAGGttcatttaaagatataaattatttGCCTGTGCTAAGCTCTCAGAAGATTAAATATACTTAAAGGTCTTATCCTAAAAATTGCATTGGGTGAATTCAGAGGCCTAAAAAATGTTAGGTCGGTGCTAACTGGGGTATATTAATTCAACTTTTTGCCtctttgtaatttaatttttttccattgtgtcTTTCGTAGGTGTAAATGCAGACAAGGTTGGAATTGAGGCTGCTGAAATGCTATTAGCAAATCTTAGACATGGTGGTGCTGTGGATGAGTATCTGCAAGACCAGGTAATGATGCTTTTAGGATAAAAACCTTTGCACTTATTAGACTTGAATATTTGGTAATTAGAttgaatataaaattcattttaagttaagtaatctctataccccatgtggggcttgaactcacgaccctgagatcaagtgttgtacacttctccaactgagccagctaggtgccccagaatgaacataaattttattttattttattttttttaaagattttatttatttatttgagagagagagaatgagagatagagagcacgagagggaagagggtcagagggagaagcagactccctgctgagcagggagcccgacatgggactcgatcctggactccaggatcatgacctgagccgaaggcagtcgcttaaccaactgagccacccaggcgcccatgaacaTAAATTTTAATCATTGACTTTCAGAGACTGGCATGTCCTAGTTCaaccagtttttaaatattctggaattataTACCTCAAATTTCAGTTTTCATCTTCACCTGGCTACAGCATTTGGCACAATTGATCACGCTTTCCTTCTTGAAATAATTTCCtcacttgctttctttttttaatttttaaattttttagagtttgggggtgggtgcagagggagagggaaagagagactcttaagcaggccccgtgcccaggacagagccctgcatggggttggatctcacaatcctgagatcatgacctgaaccaaaatcaggagttatatacttaaccgactgagccacccaggcggcccctctCACTTGCTTTCTGAAACattatcatctttctttttccctggccCTGTATTCTAGTCTCTTTCCTAGTTTGTTATTACTATTGTTTTCATCTTCTCAACTTCTAAATTTTGGAGAATCCCTAGGCTCAGACTCCTGCGTCTTGTCTTTACCTGTATTCACTCCCTCAGGTGTTTCAAAACCAGTTTCACAGCTTATGTACCATCTGTGTACGAACAACTCCCACATTTATATCACTAGCTCCGGCCTTGCTCCTTAACTCCGAATTCACATCCCGTGTATCTGTCAGCATTTCCACTTGGATGTGTCGTAGACCTCTCAAACTTAACACATCTACTTTCATGGAGAGATGCTGGTGAATGTTTCCAAGGAAGATTTTTTTATGGTCCACTGTCttgatagattttcttttttttctaccacACTTTTCTCTCCTCAATCTCAAACCAGCAATCTCTATTTAGAAATATACTCTTCAGGATTTCTtaaccagtttctttcttttttttttttaagattttttttttttaagattttattattttaagtaatctctacacccagcatgaggtttgaattcacaaccccaaatcaagagttgaacgctcctctgactgggccagccaggcgccccccccccaaaactaGTTTCTTAAGACAATTTCCCTTATTTCTAGTCTCTTCCTTCTTACCCTGTATTAGTGTATTTATTTACCTGTTAAAATGTTGTAATGTTAGAGATTGGAAGAAGTTTGTCATATATTCCAGCTTGTAGAGATAGTTGGTCTGATTAAGTATATTAACTTTTaactctatattttcttcttaaacagTAATTTTAGAAAATCTATGTTGACAACTGCTGCTAAGCATTTCTGTACCATACCACAGACTGTGGGTGACACAggttttctctcatctttttagGACTTCTGGAAACCTAAAGAAGTAGAAATTCTTTTAgctgttttgatttctaatagTATTTTCATGTGGTAAGCAGTAGAATTTTAACTCCAAATATTAGTAAATGtgtgaaatttttcttctttgttctttttttaatagctgaTAATTTTCATGGCATTAGCCTGTGGAGTTTCCAGAATAAAAACAGGACCAGTTACACTCCATACACAAACAGCTATACATTTTGCTGAACAACTAGCAAAGGTGAGTATTCCATTAGAAAGAATAACTGATTTTTATTGTAACCAGTTTTGGGTCAGATTGTAATAAACAGAAAACTTAATGGTAATCATAATTGCTATCACTCACCTAGTACTTCCTGTGTGGCAGACATTGAGCTAACTCAGCAATTTACCTGCATCATCTTATTCTGcataaccattttattatttattcatttaaagattttatttatttatttgagagagagcataggcaaggggagaggcagaggcagaggaagaagcaggctccccgctgagcag is from Zalophus californianus isolate mZalCal1 chromosome 4, mZalCal1.pri.v2, whole genome shotgun sequence and encodes:
- the RTCA gene encoding RNA 3'-terminal phosphate cyclase isoform X2 is translated as MAGQLVEVDGGIMEGGGQILRVSTALSCLLGLPLRVQKIRAGRSTPGLRSVCLLMQVSMPCVLFAASASELRLKGGTNAEMAPQIDYTTMVFKPIVEKFGFKFNCDIKMRGYYPKGGGEVIVRMSPVKQLNPINLTDRGSVTKIYGRAFVAGVLPFKVAKDMAAAAVRCIRKEIRDLYVNIQPVQEPKDQAFGNGNGIIIIAETSTGCLFAGSSLGKRGVNADKVGIEAAEMLLANLRHGGAVDEYLQDQLIIFMALACGVSRIKTGPVTLHTQTAIHFAEQLAKAKFSVKKSEDEEDASKDTYIIECQGIGMTNPYL
- the RTCA gene encoding RNA 3'-terminal phosphate cyclase isoform X3; translation: MIRDLCDGQLEGAEIGSTEIMFTPEKIKGGIHTADTKTAGSVCLLMQVSMPCVLFAASASELRLKGGTNAEMAPQIDYTTMVFKPIVEKFGFKFNCDIKMRGYYPKGGGEVIVRMSPVKQLNPINLTDRGSVTKIYGRAFVAGVLPFKVAKDMAAAAVRCIRKEIRDLYVNIQPVQEPKDQAFGNGNGIIIIAETSTGCLFAGSSLGKRGVNADKVGIEAAEMLLANLRHGGAVDEYLQDQLIIFMALACGVSRIKTGPVTLHTQTAIHFAEQLAKAKFSVKKSEDEEDASKDTYIIECQGIGMTNPYL